One stretch of Euphorbia lathyris chromosome 7, ddEupLath1.1, whole genome shotgun sequence DNA includes these proteins:
- the LOC136201422 gene encoding uncharacterized protein produces MSNRDSDMEETEEKMIIIGSYGGKVKLLRDGEESASEEIMLLWGIQQPTFSQPNSFVAQSSLQLRLDACGHSLSILQSPSSLGKPGVTGSVMWDSGVVLGKFLEHAVDSKMLTLQGKKFIELGAGCGLVGCIAALLGAQVTLTDMPDRLRLLKKNIESNLRHGNVRGSAVVEELVWGDEPDQDLVEPFPDYVVGSDVIYSEGAVKDLLDTLMHLSGTQTTIFLAGELRNDAVLEYFLEAAMEDFVIGRVEQTQWHPDYCSSRVVLYVLKKK; encoded by the exons ATGTCTAATAGAGATTCAGATATGGAGGAAACAGAGGAGAAGATGATCATAATTGGATCATATGGAGGCAAAGTGAAGCTAttaagagatggagaagaatcTGCGTCGGAAGAGATTATGCTTCTCTGGGGAATTCAACAACCTACTTTTTCTCAACCCAACTCTTTCGTCGCTCAATCCTCTCTTCAACTTCGTCTCGACGCTTGCGGTCATTCTCTCTCCATTCTTCAGTCTCCTTCTTCCTTG GGCAAGCCTGGAGTAACTGGTTCTGTGATGTGGGACAGTGGGGTAGTTTTGGGGAAGTTTTTGGAACATGCTGTGGACTCCAAGATGCTTACACTTCAAGGAAAGAAGTTCATTGAGTTGGGTGCTGGCTGTGGATTGGTAGG GTGCATTGCAGCTCTTTTAGGAGCTCAAGTTACACTCACTGATATGCCTGATAGACTGAGGCTACTGAAAAAGAACATTGAGTCCAACCTGAGGCACGGAAATGTACGAGGATCTGCAGTTGTGGAAGAGCTCGTATGGGGAGATGAGCCTGACCAGGACTTGGTTGAACCTTTTCCAGATTATG TTGTAGGATCAGATGTAATATATAGTGAAGGAGCAGTGAAAGATTTGTTGGACACATTAATGCATCTTTCTGGAACCCAAACAACTATATTTTTAGCCGGAGAGTTGCGGAACG ATGCTGTCCTTGAATACTTTTTGGAGGCGGCAATGGAGGATTTTGTAATCGGGCGTGTGGAGCAAACGCAGTGGCATCCGGACTATTGCAGCAGCCGAGTAGTgttgtatgttctaaaaaagaAGTAA